The DNA window TCTGTGGGTAGAGCCcaaagaaaaatgataaaagAAAAGTGCGGGAGAAGGTGCCAAATAATAGTACGTGTCCGAATTAGGAATTCCAGTCAATGACATGGCGAATTTTCATTTGTTCAAAGGACCTGTAACTTCGTGGAGCCAGGAATCCTCAATTGTAAAAGCTCACTACTTTAGTCAAACTCGACACCTAACCTTACAACGCGTGCATTCCACGATCAAAAAAGTCAAGCGTTGCGTTTCTGGTTCCATCAGCTTCAAACCCGTCGAACTCCTCAGACATCCATCCAGTAAAAAACACTGGCATTTTTACGTGTAAATTCAATATATcgtatttaaataattatcaaaatGAAGTTGGTGGAGGCGGCGATATTGCTGGTGGTGATGATCCCGGTGGCGCGTGGATTATGGCTGAACTTGCCGAGCTCGGGGTCAAAGTGCGTGTCAGAGGAATTGCACGGCAAAGTCGTCGTTCTGGGTGATTATCATTCTTTCTTCGGCGAACAAGATGATTCGAATAATACTGTCGCACCCACTGTATCGGTTAAGGTGAGGCTTCAATTTTTCAGTTTAGTTGATTGATAAACTTGCCCCGACCCAGCAGAACTTTTCGATCCAGAAAACTTTCGGTGTTTATTCGATACTTTAGGCAAATTCTAGTAACTAACTGATATAAGTACGAGCAGATCTGACCTCTTGTCCTAGTTGATGGGATCAGCACAAATTCTAGGttgtaaaaatataatattgacTTCCTTTGTCTCCATTTAACCGTTGGTTTGCTGAATCTATACGTATCTTGGTAAATGTGTTACCATCTCATCATCAGGAGCTGAATTTATTTGGACACTCGATCGCATTAGTTAACTAGTTTGAAGATGTTCTCATAATCTTACCATCTGTTCTAAAGTTGTGTATATTCAGGCACTTGATCACAGGAGCTCGCATATAAATTTGTATTTAAATTTCACCAGattattttttctaaaatgTATGTCAATGATGCTTAAAATGTAACCAAGTCTCCAAAATTCACGATCCACCACTGCTTAATCATGTACGAGGATATGCGTTGCAAGCACCTGCCCAATTCATGGTCTTGGCGAGTCTTATAGATGGCATAGTTAATTAATAAAAGAAATAAGTTGTCCCAATTTGGTTGTTATTGTTGTTGGTTTATCTTTCTCTCTCAGTTTCTGGAGCTAACTGGCAGCCTTGAATTTCCAATTCTTGTTCAATTCAGTTTGAAGTCTTAACAATATGTTAGAAAGCTGCTGCTTTCCTCATACACGGTATCAAATCTGGTTGTATTTTATGAAACCAACAAAACCCTTACAATTTCAAGAGATCTGGGTTCttcgacttttttttttttttttgctctttTGATTGATTCGCTTTCTCTACATTATAGATTTAAAAAATGGAAGCTCATATAGACGCTTTATTATCTTTATTAGGTTACTTCGCCATATGGAACCGAGCTTTATCACCAGGAAAATACCTCTATTGGACAATTCGCATTTACAGCGTCTGAAACTGGTAGCTACATGGCCTGCTTCACCGTGGATGGTGATCATCATGGAGGCAAAATTGTGACGGTAGGGATCGACTGGAAAACAGGGATTGCTGCAAAAGATTGGGATTCAGTggcaaagaaagaaaaaattgaGGCAAGTTCATGCAATTTTCATATGTTGTTATTCGACTATCTCTCTGTCACTTTCAAATTTGTAGTTATCTTGTTGTATAATCATGAGCTGTAAATTTAATCTGCTTGTAGGGTCTCGAGCTTGAGTTGACAAAGCTTGAAGGAATTGTGCAAGCAATTCACGAGAATTTAAATTACCTGATTTCTAGGTAATTTCCGAGGCCACATCCAATTTCACCTTCCTTGTTATGCAGCCAAGTTTGTCTTTCCCTTTTCTTGCAAGTGTTTTGTTTCGAAACTATCTTAAATTTTCTTCTTTTCACAATGAAGGTATTTACTAACTTTCTAGTCAATCACTTCTTTGCCGGTTCAGTATTTTTGTTGTTGGCGACGAATCGGgaaaattacaataataaaGATGTTGCTTATTTGAAAATCAATGTGTATTTTAATGAATTGATAATTTTTTGAAACCTAGGGGGAACCATTTATTTTTGATGAACTATTTTGATGGAATGAACCTATGGTCTACATAAAAGAAATATTATTTGACCGATTATATTATGACTTGTTTTCGTGTTATGTTCGgccaaaaatttattttattttttgcaggGAAGCGGATATGAGGGAAGTGAGCGAGAAAACAAATGCTAGAGTTGTGTGGTATAGCATTATGGCCCTTGGCCTGTGCATTGTCGCTGCCGTATTCCAATTGTGGTATCTGAGGCGCTACTTCCAGAAGAAAAAGCTTATTTAGAGACAACAAAATTACTcgttaattactcatttttttcGCCTTAGCAATGTACTCTGAAGTGCTTAACAATTTTTGAAGAATATTTTTTTGGTCTATGGGATTAACTTGTGGTCCGCATCTCAAGTGGTAAAAAAATGTAcaattcgaaaaaaaaaattatcgagAACTTTCATTAAAAGTATTTGAACTTTCACCTGTAAAACATGTTTGATGATTTCAGTAAGAgagtatattttaaataagattTGATGTCTGAATAACACATGTTTTGATGATCAAGTGTGCACACAAATCACAAATGAATTTATAGCAATAAGCTCCTCCATCActttcatattaaataaaatacagtTACAAGGTAAGCTACCATTTTGAATAGTCTATGAGCTAAATGCAGCGGCTATCTTTTTTTGAACAAGTTCGACTCCAAGGCGGGGTGACAATCTTGGAAGCACCTCCTGCAACAGATATCGGAGTCTCTGAGATTTTCAGATTTAGAAAACAACCTAAACAAGCTTTATTAAACAAAACGAATACAACTATTTCTCACAACTTGTGCGAAAATCCAACATCTCCATATCCGAGTTGGGGAAAGCGGTCGAggaattatattttaaactaacTTAAAGAAAGTTCATGCATAGATCCAGAAATTCtaacacaaaattttaattattcggGGAATTCTCGCTCTCGTCTTGTCCCATTAGACGATGGGGATTTGATCCCCACGGTTTCCCCTAACCCGAAAAAAAAGGGATCGGGCGGATACGGGTGGAGATAGAATTTCCATCCCCATCCCCGTCCCATTGTCATCCTTAACTCCACTCCATCGAGGTTATCTCTTAGACCATATGAATAAAATGAAGTGATGTCTTTTCTTAATATCTGTCCCATTGCCATCCTTAACTCCACTCCATCAAGGTTATCTCTTAGACCATATGAATAAAATGAAGTGATGTATTTTCTTAATATAGCCCATTCTTGCTAGCTATCTCTGGATCTGATGTTTGTATATGTCTAAATCTTTTAACAACAAGTGGGGACATTTAttcaacgtatgaaaatgtaaaataacATCACTTCggtaaaagatttgaaataagCTAAGCACCATTTCTCCAAGGATTAATTGACACTGATTAATTGCAAACCTCGGTGCCATCTTCTCGGACTCTGGCCAACACAGGTATCTCATACTGGTAAAGCTTCTCCCACTCGGGATTACTCGTGATATCCCTTATCTACAAAAACCCAAAGCAGTTTTTAATACTTATGGGAAACATTGGAATTTGAACTTGAAAATTGTTTCAAAAgcaataattttaaatacaCTGGAGCAATTTAATGCGTTCCAAAGTTGCACATAAaatagagtttaaaatttttcgaTCGGGCAATTTCATGAAGGATTCGAACCTCATAACAAATCCTTCGCTTTAGAATTATATGCATCCAGACTTCAGCAGAGAGTGAAACGAAATTAGGAGATGTATTCGAACCTGTAGCTGGACATCATGGATAGAATGTGGCCCGGAAAGAGAGAATGCCGCATCGAGCTTTTCTTTGAGGCCATCGCACAAACAGCATCCGGGCTTAGAGTAGAGTATGAGTTTTCTTCTAGGCGCCGAGGACGAAGCAGACAAAGCTGATGCGGTGAATAACACCGTTTGGGCATTAAGGACGGTGGGACTAAATCCAAATCTCAAATTCTTGCATAGTAATGGTCTGGCGGCCACATTTCGAATGGGAATCCAACTCGCCATTTTCGTTTCAGTCCCCTCTACCTGATGCTTCCTGTTCCAAAATCGGGTCAAGAAACCGATGAAGCCTGAAATGCGACTTTATCTTATGATGGAAGAGTCGTGGTTAAGATGCTATTCGAGGCAATAAGACCAAACCGCAGTGTTAATTAAGCAGTCAAAAAAtagaacataatatttttatatgatattttgGAATGTCTTAGATTAATAAGAGTAAAGTTGTTCTCCTGAACATCCATTGTGAGCATCGGTGAGATGATGTAAATCAAATAAGTGGATGTTATTTCAATTGTGCTCACATTTACGTCAAAAATAGATGTCCAAGATATCAAACCTCTGATTTGGAATGTTCGTCGgtctaaaaaataaatttgcaGTGAGTACTTAAGAATGAGGATATcgattattaatttataaaaaataattaattcaaattgattaaaaaaagtaaaataaaaactCTTGTATGCTCAAATAACTGAGCACAaaaagtataaataatgtatctGATAACAAAAAtcacaaattatatatatatattttaaaattcatttattCAAAAAGGATAAATAATGtaaattgtaaaattttgatttGACATAGAGAAAGTAAGCTTACATATGCCGAGCATTTTTTTATCTAATAGAATGGAAGATGAATGTAAATATTCTCTTTTACAATTCATGCCAAAATTTAAACTGAAAAATGGAATATAAATAAGGTTTTTTAACACAATAAATAGATTTATGTGGATAATATCCAGTCCAACTCGATTTCCATTCCTATAGAATACAAATCCATTTCCATATAGGGTCTCCCTATCTCAATGTAACCTTTTTTAGGGGTGTATTGGttatagacttttaatgacttttatggagtttaaaagtctagaggtattcaacCTAGACTTTTATATGCTCCATAAAAATTTAGTGGTATTCAATGTaaacttttgtagaattttaaaaagtcatgtggtattcaaacttgacttttaaaaactctacaaaagtctatatgtattcaaaatatcaatagacttttaatgactctatggaattctattaagtacaagaattatagtctaaggtacaacaataaaatgtcaacaaaagtctttgattcaacctaaagatttggatgtacatttaattgagaaatctcccaaattcaatacaaactttcattcttttctcatctatttattttttcttttatttgtactttttaaaaacataattaaaatttaagtttttttattaattattatataacattttatttttaattattttctttaattttagttaatctatatattaaattattgtataagaaaattcatgccgatactataccaaaattttcggtataccgaaccaaaaaaatcttacattttaaaaaaatttattatttattgttttaaaatattatatattttaaaatttttgtttatttttccgTTATTTCgatatataccaaaattttcaaattggataTCGTTACCGTACCGAACAATTCGGTATTGTTACCGTACCGTATCGAAATCTTCGTATATttaaaattcggtaaattcaatatttttttgttatagtaatctcggtataccgtaaattcggtattttttcccacccctaacAGGGTTTGTATTGATATGTGCtatattacacaattttctttgaaagaagtgtcaatttgatgaatttcaaattgaactagatAATGAAACTCAATTGTCTTTATCAGCACAAGTTTATGAAGGTGAcgactttgatcagttatttaatactcaaaaatAACAACGAGCAAATTCTAATGCATGGAGGTATATCATAGCCAATGGAATGTAGAAcgatgttgatcaaattgtcagtaatgattagattttttttataaaaaactactcattatttcgagtgttcttttaataaaattttattatgaacttataaaaatattattcattaatatgttgaattgacataaagaattgaaattttgatttcaataaattggatatttcatttgtcgtttttcacaaattaaattgatttaacttttaagtaagtaaaattcatttacattcataaataaaaataataatttaaaattgaagaggttatctatgtccaataattattttaaaaaattaataaaaaaataaatcacaattataaacaaaattcacttaattatatgaaaaagtttacaaaagtctacaaaaatcttgaaaaaaagtctataagagtctatgaaatttgttttataattctatgagattccataaaagtcaataaaaatctattaactccacaaaagtccatcatttaaaaaaagtcattaaaaatcttTGAAAGTATAGAATGAATACACCCCCTAATTTCATGACACTGATTAATGATTTATTTCATCATACCCATGTGGGCATTGCCCCCATGATAGGATGGATGACCAAGATTTGCCCATGCATATGTAGGaccaactttttttttttgaaattgtatatgtAGCAAGATCTTACCCGTTGAAATGAAGTGAGTGTAATGCTCACATATGTAGGATCTCATTAACCCTGATTAATTGTGAGAACAAAAAGGGTTGCCAAGTTAAACACAACTTTGTCTTGTTAAAGTATCAATAAGTTGTTTTCACGTCAAGTGATTCATCTacatgttttgaaaataataatttatcaaaTAGAATACTTTTGTGTGTTGGTAGGTGATTTGCAATTTGCATGGCTAGAGAAATATGAACAAAaatagaaatttaaaatttaggtaAGAACAATCGGAGGGTGAGTCGATATTCAACGATAAAATAGACAAATTggagagaaaaatattttgagtaatTGACTTCTTGTACTAGGGTATTGCTATAAGATGCTGTCTAATTATTCTTATCCATTGTCATGTGTGATGTCTACAGAATACATAATGGTCTCCACAAAAGTTACATgattttatttgataaaaatagAGTAGGTCGATctgttgtgagacggtctcacgaatctttgagaccgtctcatataagtttttgtcataaaaatatcataaaattccgTTTTCCATATGCTTGCAGTTTATCTATAACTATCATACAATATCcactttttaaaaattttaaaactattgAAATATTATTTCATCTTTATTTAAGCTTTTATATTTTTACAATATAATTCTTActgaaaaaattattataaaaaaagtaTACTTAAAAATAACAAGAAAATCTAACATAGTCAATATGCATGCATGACCTgccaaagatacatatatatacatctcaaaGTTGTTATTTGATCAGTGACAAGTAGTTCGATCTCTCCTATCAACATCTTATCGGACGGAGCTTATAGCACAACGTTTATCCATTGTGATTTATCTGACAAGTGTAGTTTGTGAGCTATTGCGTTAGCTAGATGATTTATCTAATATACACCTGAAAAACAGTGGTCGTGAATTCACACATCGTGAAAAATAAAatggaataaaataatatatttcttCCCCCCCCGTATGTAAAATGGAATCCACCAAAATTGGACATTGGAATCTTAACACGATAAGCACTAATTTCTTTTtcatttaatggcatttcacGATTATCTCGTCTTGTCttgaataatatttataaattattttaaaaaaatatttgtgagctttttctttacaaatttgcaaaaaaaaaataaaaaattataataacttTTTGTTAAACTTTTGCACACGCTACTTTAATTTAATCAGATTTGAACACACGTGTTTATTCAAATATCTTTATTTATgagtaaaaaaaacaaatatatttatttatatttgattgaaAAAGTATAAATCGTTCTACTCGATAAACGAAATAATAATTCCATAAAGATGTTTGTTGTGACGCGTTATCACAATAATGATCACCGACCgtggaattttataaattttaataaaaaaattatgtgatTCGGAGTGATCGATTATgctcaaaattaaaatattttatattaattctaTAAATTGTTCCATTTGATGCACTTCGCTTACATATCAAAATGTCAATCAAGGAGACCTGcaattcattttttattttaattttaaaattgaaaatatatttctaaTTAACCCCAACTTTGAAATCACAGGGTTGGATCGGAAGTGAGTGACGTTGTATCTATTTTTTCACGAAAATTTCGCTATATTTTAGATATTATTACATAAGATCGTCGTTTTTTTAATATGGATAATCAGTATTGCATACCAactcaaaaattatatatataaaaaacacATTATTTTGAGTTATCCTTTATAATAGAACTGAATATTTGTAATTCCGTATCTAATTTTTTGTACGTATCGTATGACAGATCAAACACCATGTTTCGAGTATGAATAATTGTTGCCCAAATCACCATATTTACATCATCAATGATATAGTGGTCATCTTAATTACAAGCactgattaatttaaaagttgagatTCTAAGAACACAACTTGATTACAATGTATTCCATTTTTGAGAAAAGTGTCCACTCATCATCCACAATGAAGAAACAATAGCCCTACATTACAATCACTAACCACTAAACCCTAACAAGATTTGTTGGTCAATAAACTTCCAAATAATATAACATAAATTACCAAATGAGCCAAGTTTCCAGGAATTAAAGCTCTACAATTTTAACAAAAGGAGCTATCAAAGTGGATAAATTAATTTGTTTAGAAAGATAACGATATTGGACACCCTTTTTTTGGACGTCGTATGATACACATCGATATATTATCTGATGGAGATCCatggttttatttatttatttttattttggctGTTTTCAGTCAATTGTGAAATTCCTGTGGCCTAGTGTTATGGACTGGTATCTTTGGGTTtctttcagttttttttttttaatcaaagaGTCCTTTAGCAGtattttaattttgttgatgaaaactattttaaaatataaataatttatgtatAACTTCTATGAATTATGGCGTGATAATTTATATATTCTCATCGAATGTCACATTTaagttatattttataaaatttcgtTTTTCTTTTTAGTAAATGGAGaggatattttgaaaaatttggcACGTTTGGAGATCAAAATTAGTTTTTGAGCCGGTCCCAATCCCAAATCTAGtataaattattgataataTAGGTCAGCTATATAGTATGTATGTTTTGATTTAtatttcatataaaaaatattatttttaattattatttattaagttCGAATGATAATTCACAAAAAGATTTAAATTCCAGTTTAagtgaaataattaaaaattggtTCTTTCAATAAATTTGACTGATTAGTGTAGTAGTGGACAATATCAAGGGGTAgaaaaaatctttaaaagtgTCGATGCTTAATAAATTGTATAAGTATTTAAAAGATTATATAAGTATTTAAAAGATTAGTGCGCTGATTGTTTTCTAATTTTTCAGTGCGGGTCATGAGTTCTGATTCAAAACAGATATcataaacataaaatatatgttttagCAAGTTATGAGAAAACTATTTTTTTGgtcttgtttttttgttttttttttttactttgcg is part of the Primulina tabacum isolate GXHZ01 chromosome 18, ASM2559414v2, whole genome shotgun sequence genome and encodes:
- the LOC142533459 gene encoding transmembrane emp24 domain-containing protein p24delta4-like, producing MKLVEAAILLVVMIPVARGLWLNLPSSGSKCVSEELHGKVVVLGDYHSFFGEQDDSNNTVAPTVSVKVTSPYGTELYHQENTSIGQFAFTASETGSYMACFTVDGDHHGGKIVTVGIDWKTGIAAKDWDSVAKKEKIEGLELELTKLEGIVQAIHENLNYLISREADMREVSEKTNARVVWYSIMALGLCIVAAVFQLWYLRRYFQKKKLI
- the LOC142533460 gene encoding uncharacterized protein LOC142533460 isoform X2; this encodes MASWIPIRNVAARPLLCKNLRFGFSPTVLNAQTVLFTASALSASSSAPRRKLILYSKPGCCLCDGLKEKLDAAFSLSGPHSIHDVQLQIRDITSNPEWEKLYQYEIPVLARVREDGTEVCN
- the LOC142533460 gene encoding uncharacterized protein LOC142533460 isoform X1; translation: MASWIPIRNVAARPLLCKNLRFGFSPTVLNAQTVLFTASALSASSSAPRRKLILYSKPGCCLCDGLKEKLDAAFSLSGPHSIHDVQLQIRDITSNPEWEKLYQYEIPVLARVREDGTEEVLPRLSPRLGVELVQKKIAAAFSS